A stretch of the Archangium violaceum genome encodes the following:
- a CDS encoding alpha/beta hydrolase produces MTYRHLVDPALAPMLENDFPTLSAANLKDVRAAVVHLFDSGPSPAIRSVVRVRTRDGSPDVRLIIHTPHGGGTNRPAIFFIHGGGMVLGDAAMGESVHGALALRHEAVVVSVDYRLAPETPFPGAIEDCFAGLKWLFANASELGVDPSRVVLMGESAGGGLAASLAQLSRDEGGPRARAQILIYPMLDHRTGSKDDPHPNPVTGEFSWSRENNRFGWNALRGDYVPTDARAGHFSAALGRDLSNLPPAFIATGSLDLFFEEILEYSRRLCRAGVPVELHSYPGAIHGFNSVPGAWMTESFNRDLDGALSRALGKR; encoded by the coding sequence ATGACCTATCGCCATCTCGTCGACCCCGCGCTCGCGCCGATGCTCGAGAATGACTTCCCGACCCTCTCAGCGGCCAACCTGAAGGATGTCCGGGCCGCGGTGGTCCACCTGTTCGATTCGGGGCCCAGCCCGGCGATTCGCTCCGTGGTGCGGGTGCGCACCCGCGACGGAAGCCCGGATGTCCGTCTGATCATCCACACCCCTCACGGTGGTGGTACGAATCGACCGGCCATCTTCTTCATCCATGGCGGAGGCATGGTGCTCGGCGATGCGGCGATGGGCGAGAGCGTCCATGGAGCGCTCGCACTGCGGCATGAGGCCGTCGTCGTCTCCGTCGACTATCGCCTCGCGCCGGAGACGCCCTTTCCGGGCGCCATTGAAGATTGCTTCGCGGGCCTGAAGTGGCTGTTCGCCAATGCATCCGAACTCGGCGTCGACCCGTCCCGGGTGGTGCTGATGGGGGAGAGTGCCGGAGGGGGCCTGGCCGCGTCGCTCGCCCAGCTCTCGCGAGACGAGGGAGGCCCGCGGGCCCGCGCGCAGATCCTCATCTACCCGATGCTCGATCACCGCACGGGGAGCAAGGACGACCCGCACCCGAATCCCGTTACGGGCGAGTTCTCCTGGTCGCGCGAGAACAACCGCTTCGGCTGGAATGCGCTCCGCGGCGACTACGTCCCGACCGACGCGCGAGCAGGCCATTTCTCCGCGGCGCTCGGGCGGGACCTCTCCAACCTGCCGCCCGCCTTCATCGCGACGGGCTCGCTCGACCTCTTCTTCGAGGAGATACTCGAGTACTCGCGGCGGCTCTGCCGGGCGGGTGTGCCCGTCGAGCTCCACAGCTACCCCGGCGCCATCCATGGCTTCAACTCGGTGCCTGGCGCGTGGATGACGGAGAGCTTCAATCGGGACCTCGACGGCGCCTTGTCACGTGCTCTCGGCAAGAGGTGA
- a CDS encoding CHAT domain-containing protein: MANPDKRHLELALLLESLFPGEALRDFLDDLLRSLGRPSLRDWREGYRRPSTSELTRVIVSLEREGHINLFFWSHLQQSRPSRKADIERVANSWRSAPREKDGEFRSPLPGVTGPKAVPVARFTNPPPQPPMDFSFAEPPFRLVNTGLSEAERPESPLSQDQCLVTDHAYCFWLEVGALVEGSIEVQPVSLPEDLPAGARLQVLLFSNPGGLALQPGAERGVLRIEGDGRIVVECPAWVPPPLATRELLARRLFFPVRTPQEPGSYRLRCNIHHEGLLVQSRDVVLTVAKQPQRQSGALRSRVDYALSRTLHPSHLRELGSATLSVLLNDGDQGTHGFRFVGGGDYHASVHLDDPMLQEMIALSRQAFRQASWGSTERYEAVSPPPPYRYQGTQSVSRLREDLVRMARIGYRLYDLLAERLGQGANGADALRERMRRPGQIQLALRQGARHLVPLSIFYDHPLDTAVKELALCDAFVRASAASEPLETSACFQGDCPHRGDLEVVCPSGFWGFRHTLSLPFGMATQGEQGQFDLPGVLRFRETPGMLIAVSEDPNFVLRDNHVARLRVLSGVAPIQVARSRKQTLTLLRQPGHLVYFYCHGGIDPTTRAPYLQVGPLEDPYIFRDNLRTHGIQWSEPARHPLVFINGCHTTELEPEQAIELVSGFVERAGAAGVIGTEVTIFEPLAVAFGSRFLDAFLRRKLPLGAAIREARLGILQHDFNPLGLVYLPFALSALHLEQEAAPSSPLAEST; the protein is encoded by the coding sequence ATGGCGAACCCAGACAAGCGGCACCTGGAACTGGCGCTGCTGCTCGAGTCCCTGTTCCCAGGAGAGGCGTTGAGGGACTTCCTGGATGACCTCCTCCGCTCCCTGGGAAGACCCTCCCTCCGGGATTGGAGGGAGGGATACCGGCGCCCTTCCACATCCGAGCTCACGCGAGTCATCGTCAGCCTGGAGCGCGAGGGGCACATCAACCTGTTCTTCTGGAGCCATCTCCAGCAGAGCAGGCCCTCGAGGAAGGCGGACATCGAGCGGGTGGCCAACTCGTGGAGAAGTGCCCCGAGGGAGAAGGACGGGGAGTTCCGCTCTCCGCTCCCTGGGGTGACGGGTCCCAAGGCGGTGCCGGTGGCGCGCTTCACCAACCCGCCCCCGCAGCCGCCCATGGACTTCTCCTTCGCGGAGCCTCCCTTCCGGCTCGTGAACACCGGCCTCAGTGAGGCCGAACGGCCCGAGAGCCCGCTGAGCCAGGACCAGTGCCTCGTCACCGACCACGCGTATTGCTTCTGGTTGGAGGTGGGTGCACTCGTCGAGGGGTCCATCGAGGTCCAGCCCGTGTCCCTCCCCGAGGACCTGCCGGCCGGAGCACGGCTCCAGGTGCTCTTGTTCAGCAACCCGGGAGGGCTCGCGCTGCAGCCGGGTGCGGAGCGGGGCGTGCTGCGCATCGAGGGCGATGGCCGCATCGTGGTGGAGTGCCCGGCCTGGGTACCGCCGCCACTCGCGACGCGGGAGCTGCTGGCCCGGCGGCTGTTCTTCCCGGTCCGTACGCCCCAGGAGCCCGGCTCCTACCGGCTGCGCTGCAACATCCACCACGAAGGACTCCTGGTGCAGTCACGTGACGTGGTGCTCACCGTGGCGAAGCAGCCCCAGCGACAGAGCGGTGCGTTGCGCTCCCGGGTGGACTACGCCCTCTCCCGGACGCTCCATCCCTCCCACCTGCGGGAGCTCGGCTCCGCCACGCTCAGTGTGCTGCTCAACGACGGCGATCAGGGCACCCATGGCTTCCGCTTCGTGGGAGGCGGTGACTACCACGCCTCGGTGCACCTCGATGACCCCATGCTCCAGGAGATGATTGCCCTGTCGCGACAGGCCTTCCGGCAGGCCTCCTGGGGAAGCACGGAGCGTTACGAGGCGGTCTCCCCACCTCCCCCCTACCGCTACCAGGGCACGCAATCGGTGTCTCGGTTGCGCGAGGACCTCGTGCGGATGGCACGCATTGGCTATCGCCTCTATGATCTGCTGGCCGAGCGGCTCGGCCAGGGGGCGAATGGAGCGGACGCGCTGCGCGAGCGGATGCGCCGCCCCGGGCAGATCCAGCTCGCCCTGCGGCAGGGGGCCCGCCACCTGGTCCCCCTGTCGATCTTCTACGACCATCCCCTCGATACAGCGGTGAAGGAGCTCGCCCTGTGTGATGCGTTCGTCCGCGCCTCGGCGGCCAGCGAACCGCTGGAGACGAGCGCCTGCTTCCAGGGTGACTGTCCCCACCGGGGAGACCTGGAGGTGGTCTGCCCGAGCGGCTTCTGGGGCTTCCGGCACACCCTGTCGCTGCCCTTCGGCATGGCGACCCAGGGCGAGCAGGGGCAGTTCGACCTGCCCGGCGTGCTGCGCTTCCGTGAGACTCCCGGAATGCTCATCGCCGTCTCCGAGGATCCCAACTTCGTGTTGCGCGACAACCATGTCGCGCGGCTGCGGGTCCTGTCCGGCGTCGCACCCATCCAGGTGGCCCGCAGCCGCAAGCAGACCCTCACGCTGCTGCGCCAGCCGGGCCACCTCGTGTACTTCTACTGCCATGGGGGGATCGACCCCACGACTCGCGCGCCCTACCTCCAGGTCGGCCCACTCGAGGACCCGTACATCTTCCGGGACAACCTGAGGACCCATGGCATCCAATGGAGCGAACCAGCGCGCCATCCGCTGGTCTTCATCAACGGCTGCCACACCACCGAGCTCGAGCCCGAACAGGCCATCGAGCTGGTGTCGGGCTTCGTGGAGCGGGCCGGAGCCGCGGGAGTCATCGGGACCGAGGTCACCATCTTCGAGCCGCTGGCGGTTGCCTTCGGCAGCCGGTTCCTCGATGCATTCCTGCGGCGCAAGCTGCCGCTGGGGGCAGCCATTCGCGAGGCGCGTCTCGGCATCCTGCAACACGACTTCAACCCACTCGGGCTGGTGTACCTGCCCTTCGCCTTGTCCGCCCTTCACCTCGAGCAGGAGGCCGCGCCCTCATCACCTCTTGCCGAGAGCACGTGA
- a CDS encoding gasdermin: protein MGLCTDPATTYLKRLGYNVVRLPRENIQPLHLLGRQNGTVEYLGSLEKLITRPPADPPVTTRDQAAAGINGQKTDNLSLSIGINILKGILAQFGAGAGIEAQYQQARKVRFEFSNVLADSVEPLAVGQFLKKAEVDADNPVLKQYVLGKGRLYVITEVIKSNEFTVSAEKSGGGDVQLDVPQLQDVVGGKLKVEASAGQQNTVTYKGDKQLVFGFKCFEVGVKDGDITLFTAQPGAVAMAINSSTGVVPGDSTLLDEGGLLELEGI, encoded by the coding sequence ATGGGTTTGTGCACCGATCCCGCTACCACCTATCTCAAGCGTCTCGGCTACAACGTCGTCCGGCTCCCGCGTGAGAACATCCAGCCGCTGCACCTGCTGGGGCGTCAGAACGGGACCGTGGAGTACCTCGGTTCTCTCGAGAAGCTCATCACCCGGCCGCCCGCCGATCCCCCGGTCACCACCCGCGACCAGGCCGCCGCGGGTATCAACGGACAGAAGACGGACAACCTGTCGCTGAGCATCGGAATCAACATCCTCAAGGGCATCCTGGCGCAGTTCGGCGCCGGGGCCGGCATCGAGGCCCAATACCAACAGGCGCGCAAGGTGCGCTTCGAGTTCAGCAACGTCCTCGCGGACTCCGTCGAGCCGCTGGCCGTGGGGCAGTTCCTCAAGAAGGCCGAGGTGGACGCCGACAACCCGGTACTGAAGCAGTACGTGCTCGGCAAGGGCCGGTTGTATGTGATTACCGAGGTCATCAAGTCGAACGAGTTCACCGTCTCGGCCGAGAAGTCGGGCGGCGGCGACGTCCAGCTCGATGTGCCGCAGCTCCAGGACGTCGTCGGCGGCAAGCTGAAGGTGGAGGCCTCGGCGGGCCAGCAGAACACGGTGACCTACAAGGGCGACAAGCAGCTCGTGTTCGGCTTCAAGTGCTTCGAGGTGGGCGTGAAGGACGGGGACATCACCCTGTTCACCGCCCAGCCCGGTGCCGTCGCGATGGCGATCAACAGCTCCACCGGTGTCGTGCCGGGCGATTCCACCCTCCTCGACGAGGGCGGCCTGCTGGAGCTCGAGGGCATCTAA
- a CDS encoding phytase, translated as MFAKRCVLGSTSLALVLVPLVSLAESPVVIPPSAETPVLHGYDDAPRTPDSDDPAIWVHPSRPERGLVIGVLKEAGLQVYDLRGRVVQTVLPPNRPALSAEDPAAPGPRPEAGTSACPESESGETFGRFNNVDIQYGFPLRGADGRVRKVDLAVVTDRGCDRLRIYAIEPGRAGGPLFDVTARTAGRVFPERYVQPSPFQPTGEPVGSRPNPLDDQSTAYGLGLYHDPSDRFHAFVTQRSRSVVAWLELYEAGTEQVGYRKVREFRFNPRFSLPAPDGRGQLSWSPCREEPAEDPQFEGLVVDQREGILYAAQEVVGLWKVPLSASLPRVVDVPPSRLIEPVKSFGAPYWAVPDDGEYACELEAPAEAPEGTIAVPGNPAVGGKHLEADVEGLALYYREDEEGYLLVSSQGDDTLHIYDREGGWTRERGNRHLGSFQVEGVGETDGHDVVNVPMGPYFPRGLVVLQTGKAPPPPSTEPVNGYEYDGSTQFKLVRWDDIAEAVPPGFKVDTDGYDPRDPHDD; from the coding sequence ATGTTCGCAAAGCGTTGTGTCCTGGGAAGCACCTCACTGGCGCTCGTGCTGGTTCCGCTCGTGTCGCTCGCCGAGTCTCCCGTCGTCATTCCTCCGAGCGCGGAGACACCCGTGTTGCACGGGTATGACGACGCACCGCGCACCCCGGACTCGGATGACCCGGCCATCTGGGTCCACCCGAGTCGTCCGGAGCGGGGCCTCGTCATTGGCGTGCTCAAGGAGGCCGGCCTGCAGGTCTACGATCTGCGGGGACGGGTGGTGCAGACGGTTCTGCCGCCGAACCGCCCGGCGCTCTCGGCCGAGGACCCCGCGGCTCCCGGTCCGAGGCCCGAGGCGGGGACCTCCGCGTGCCCGGAGAGCGAGAGCGGCGAGACGTTCGGACGCTTCAACAACGTGGACATCCAGTACGGCTTTCCGCTGCGCGGCGCGGATGGACGGGTCCGGAAGGTGGACCTGGCGGTGGTGACGGACCGTGGGTGTGACCGGCTTCGCATCTATGCCATCGAGCCCGGGCGCGCGGGCGGACCGCTGTTCGATGTCACCGCGCGCACGGCGGGGCGCGTCTTTCCAGAGCGGTACGTGCAGCCGTCTCCCTTCCAGCCCACCGGAGAGCCGGTGGGCTCGCGGCCCAATCCGCTGGATGACCAGAGCACGGCCTACGGGCTCGGGCTGTACCACGACCCCTCCGACCGCTTTCACGCGTTCGTGACGCAGCGCAGCCGCAGTGTGGTCGCCTGGCTCGAGTTGTACGAGGCGGGTACGGAGCAGGTGGGCTACCGGAAGGTGCGCGAGTTCCGTTTCAACCCGCGCTTCTCGCTCCCCGCGCCGGACGGCCGCGGACAGCTGTCGTGGTCGCCCTGCCGGGAGGAGCCGGCGGAGGATCCGCAGTTCGAGGGGCTCGTGGTGGACCAGCGGGAGGGCATCCTCTACGCGGCGCAGGAGGTGGTGGGGCTGTGGAAGGTGCCGCTGAGCGCGTCGCTCCCGCGCGTGGTGGACGTCCCGCCGAGCCGCCTCATCGAGCCGGTGAAGTCCTTCGGGGCTCCGTATTGGGCCGTCCCGGATGACGGCGAATACGCCTGTGAGCTGGAGGCTCCGGCCGAGGCGCCCGAGGGAACCATCGCCGTGCCGGGCAACCCGGCGGTAGGTGGCAAGCACCTGGAGGCGGACGTCGAGGGGCTCGCGCTGTACTACAGGGAGGACGAGGAGGGTTACCTCCTCGTCTCCAGCCAGGGAGACGACACGCTCCACATCTATGACCGCGAGGGGGGATGGACGCGCGAGCGCGGCAATCGCCATCTCGGGAGCTTCCAGGTGGAAGGCGTGGGCGAGACGGATGGGCATGACGTGGTGAACGTGCCCATGGGGCCCTATTTCCCGAGGGGGCTCGTCGTCCTGCAGACGGGCAAGGCCCCGCCACCGCCGAGCACCGAGCCGGTGAATGGCTACGAGTACGATGGCTCGACGCAGTTCAAGCTCGTGCGCTGGGACGACATCGCGGAGGCGGTGCCTCCCGGCTTCAAGGTGGACACGGACGGTTACGACCCGCGTGACCCGCACGACGACTGA